The following proteins are encoded in a genomic region of Syngnathus acus chromosome 22, fSynAcu1.2, whole genome shotgun sequence:
- the psma3 gene encoding proteasome subunit alpha type-3 isoform X1, which translates to MSSIGTGYDLSASTFSPDGRVFQVEYAIKAVENSSTAIGIRCKDGVVFGVEKLVLSKLYEEGSNKRIFNIDRHVGMAVAGLLADARSLAEVARDEASNFRTSYGHDIPLKHLSERVAMYVHAYTLYSAVRPFGCSFILGSHDKDDGPQLYMVDPSGVSYGYWGCAIGKAKQAAKTEIEKLQMKDMTCRELVKEVAKIIYIVHDEVKDKAFELELSWVGEITNGRHVLVPKDIREEAEKYAKDSLEEEDDSDEDNM; encoded by the exons ATGAGTTCTATTGGGACCGGG TACGACCTGTCGGCATCCACCTTCTCTCCCGACGGCCGAGTCTTTCAGGTTGAGTACGCCATCAAGGCCGTGGAGAACAGCAG CACAGCCATTGGAATCCGCTGTAAAGATGGCGTCGTGTTTGGCGTGGAGAAGTTGGTTTTGTCCAAACTCTACGAGGAGGGCTCCAACAAACGCATCTTCAACATTGACCGACATGTCGGCATG GCTGTGGCAGGCCTCCTGGCGGACGCCCGCTCGCTAGCTGAGGTGGCCCGCGATGAAGCGTCCAACTTCCGCACCAGCTACGGGCACGACATCCCCCTCAAG CACCTGTCGGAGCGCGTGGCCATGTACGTGCACGCATACACGCTCTACAGCGCCGTGCGGCCCTTCGGCTGCAG CTTCATCCTGGGCTCCCACGACAAAGACGATGGGCCACAGCTCTACATGGTCGACCCCTCGGGCGTCTCATAC GGTTACTGGGGCTGCGCCATTGGAAAAGCTAAACAAGCAGCCAAGACAGAAATTGAAAAACTGCAG ATGAAGGACATGACGTGCAGAGAGCTGGTCAAGGAGGTCGCCAAAAT catctacatcgttcacgacgaggTGAAGGACAAAGCATTCGAGTTGGAACTCAGCTGGGTGGGAGAAA TCACAAACGGTCGACACGTGCTCGTCCCCAAAGACATCAGGGAGGAAGCAGAGAAATATGCCAAG GATTcgctggaggaggaagacgactCGGATGAAGACAACATGTGA
- the psma3 gene encoding proteasome subunit alpha type-3 isoform X2, with amino-acid sequence MAVAGLLADARSLAEVARDEASNFRTSYGHDIPLKHLSERVAMYVHAYTLYSAVRPFGCSFILGSHDKDDGPQLYMVDPSGVSYGYWGCAIGKAKQAAKTEIEKLQMKDMTCRELVKEVAKIIYIVHDEVKDKAFELELSWVGEITNGRHVLVPKDIREEAEKYAKDSLEEEDDSDEDNM; translated from the exons ATG GCTGTGGCAGGCCTCCTGGCGGACGCCCGCTCGCTAGCTGAGGTGGCCCGCGATGAAGCGTCCAACTTCCGCACCAGCTACGGGCACGACATCCCCCTCAAG CACCTGTCGGAGCGCGTGGCCATGTACGTGCACGCATACACGCTCTACAGCGCCGTGCGGCCCTTCGGCTGCAG CTTCATCCTGGGCTCCCACGACAAAGACGATGGGCCACAGCTCTACATGGTCGACCCCTCGGGCGTCTCATAC GGTTACTGGGGCTGCGCCATTGGAAAAGCTAAACAAGCAGCCAAGACAGAAATTGAAAAACTGCAG ATGAAGGACATGACGTGCAGAGAGCTGGTCAAGGAGGTCGCCAAAAT catctacatcgttcacgacgaggTGAAGGACAAAGCATTCGAGTTGGAACTCAGCTGGGTGGGAGAAA TCACAAACGGTCGACACGTGCTCGTCCCCAAAGACATCAGGGAGGAAGCAGAGAAATATGCCAAG GATTcgctggaggaggaagacgactCGGATGAAGACAACATGTGA